A single genomic interval of Spinacia oleracea cultivar Varoflay chromosome 6, BTI_SOV_V1, whole genome shotgun sequence harbors:
- the LOC110778068 gene encoding peroxidase 56 codes for MANSLRVIFTLFLHLLMITPFIIHGVSGHYALNIGFYSELCPQAESITKRVINEVIAIAPSLSGPLLRMFFHDCFVRGCDASILLNSPIKQAEKDATPNLTLRGFQIIDRVKDALEQACPGIVSCADIVALVARDAVAAVGGPHWEVETGRRDGIISSLNEALTTLPSSSLNINSLITMFQQKGLTHKDLVVLSAGHTIGISHCSSFINRLYNFSVIDNTSDPTLDSEYMDKLKTRCTKDGPNVLVEMDPGSFRTFDEHYYELVSKRRGLFRSDAALLDNPETKAYVETHRYGNREAFFRDFGVSMVNMGRIEVLTGNFGEVRKICSKVNSL; via the exons ATGGCTAACAGTCTAAGAGTCATTTTTACTCTCTTCCTTCACTTGCTTATGATTACGCCCTTCATCATCCATGGTGTAAGTGGGCATTATGCCCTAAATATAGGGTTTTACTCAGAATTATGTCCACAAGCCGAGTCCATAACAAAGAGGGTTATCAATGAAGTAATCGCGATTGCACCTTCTCTTTCAGGGCCTTTGTTAAGAATGTTCTTTCATGATTGCTTTGTGAGG GGGTGTGATGCGTCCATTCTTTTGAACTCCCCAATCAAACAAGCTGAAAAGGATGCAACTCCAAATCTTACCCTAAGAGGGTTTCAAATTATCGACAGAGTTAAAGATGCGTTAGAGCAAGCTTGTCCTGGAATTGTTTCATGTGCCGATATAGTAGCTTTAGTAGCTAGAGATGCTGTGGCAGCA GTGGGTGGACCGCATTGGGAGGTCGAAACCGGAAGAAGAGACGGTATCATATCATCCCTCAATGAGGCACTAACTACTCTTCCATCATCATCATTGAACATAAACTCTCTTATAACAATGTTTCAACAAAAAGGACTTACTCATAAAGATCTTGTTGTCCTTTCAG CTGGACACACAATCGGAATATCTCATTGCTCGTCTTTCATAAATCGTCTATACAATTTTTCCGTCATAGATAACACCTCCGATCCAACCCTAGATTCCGAGTACATGGACAAGTTAAAAACGAGGTGCACGAAAGACGGTCCTAATGTGTTAGTGGAAATGGACCCTGGAAGCTTCAGGACTTTCGACGAGCATTACTACGAGCTTGTGTCGAAGAGAAGAGGGTTATTCCGATCTGACGCTGCTTTACTTGATAATCCCGAAACCAAAGCTTATGTTGAGACCCATAGATATGGGAATCGAGAAGCTTTCTTTCGAGATTTTGGAGTGTCAATGGTAAATATGGGTAGGATAGAGGTCCTAACTGGTAATTTTGGTGAAGTTAGGAAAATTTGCTCCAAGGTTAACTCACTATAA